Proteins from one Desulfonema limicola genomic window:
- a CDS encoding methyl-accepting chemotaxis protein has protein sequence MFQKLTIKTKIFIAFMSIGIIPLFIASIIFLNMSDSALTEKAFNQMESIREVKKKHLEDFFNNNKNNMNVLLETVASFRQSAYEKLENTQDIKKNQIKDYFNRCFSDIKVLSENANISDIASFEPVLDMKGGVRKYLFELYEEQYFGKALQKFNQEYGYEDLLLITKKGDIVYTVNKGPDLGQNLITGELKDTGLAKAFNQGLTQINIQDFTPYPPVNNQNMIFIAAPVFKYKKIQGVVVLRLGDKIINSIVHQRKGMGKSGETYLIGRTEGKQAYRSERIIKQGKVGDHRTGKEIDKAFNGESGTIITIGSTGAIEIVRYDPLDIPGLNWVMNSTISIEEVIAPVLKGQEADFFSKFISHYGYEDIFIIHPNGDIFYSAAHKADYGTNLLQGQFKDSGLAALLQDVIKTKKFGFSDLKPYAPSQGRPSAFIAMPVIDNADNIEFVAAMQISVNLINEIMTARQGIGNTGETYLVGPDLLMRSDSYLDSKHHSVSASFKNPEQGRINTIPVTQALAGNTGRTNITGYMGNKVLSAYTPLNALGTTWAFIAEINESEALSAIADIKNIIITIILIVIIILCCTSFSFAAYLVNPINLVIKGLMESAEKVSSASYQISSSSQILSQGASMQAASLEESASSLEEISSMSLQNADNAGEAAQLVKKTNKAVTQANEAMSDLTGAMNEISGASSETSVIIKTIDEIAFQTNLLALNAAIEAARAGEAGAGFAVVSDEVRSLAIRSADAAKSTSDLIDKTIGKIQDGVKYVNTADKTFQETKLRSARVTDIVQEIALSSKEQARAIKQINLAFNEMDKVVQQNAANAEESAGASEELNIQAKHLQGHVEKLMSLIEGT, from the coding sequence ATGTTTCAAAAATTAACCATTAAAACAAAAATCTTTATTGCATTTATGAGCATAGGTATAATCCCCCTTTTTATAGCCAGCATAATATTTTTAAACATGTCAGATTCAGCTTTAACTGAAAAAGCCTTTAACCAGATGGAAAGTATCCGGGAAGTAAAGAAAAAACATCTTGAAGACTTTTTTAACAACAATAAAAATAACATGAATGTACTGCTTGAAACAGTTGCCAGTTTCAGGCAGTCTGCATATGAAAAACTGGAAAACACCCAGGATATAAAAAAAAACCAGATAAAAGATTATTTTAACAGGTGTTTCAGCGATATAAAGGTTTTATCAGAAAATGCCAATATAAGTGATATTGCTTCTTTTGAACCTGTGCTTGACATGAAAGGCGGGGTAAGAAAATACCTGTTTGAATTATATGAAGAACAGTATTTTGGCAAAGCCTTACAAAAATTCAACCAGGAATATGGATATGAAGACCTGCTTTTGATTACAAAAAAAGGTGATATTGTATATACTGTAAACAAAGGTCCCGACCTGGGACAAAATCTTATAACAGGTGAATTAAAAGACACAGGTCTTGCAAAGGCTTTTAACCAGGGCTTAACACAAATAAATATCCAGGATTTTACCCCCTACCCTCCAGTTAATAATCAAAACATGATATTTATAGCAGCTCCTGTTTTTAAATATAAAAAAATTCAAGGTGTTGTAGTTCTCAGGCTGGGAGATAAGATAATAAATTCCATTGTACATCAGCGTAAAGGCATGGGAAAAAGCGGGGAAACCTATCTTATAGGCAGAACAGAAGGAAAACAGGCATACCGCAGCGAAAGGATTATTAAACAGGGAAAAGTCGGAGACCATAGAACCGGAAAGGAGATTGACAAGGCATTTAATGGTGAATCAGGAACAATAATAACAATAGGAAGTACCGGGGCTATTGAAATAGTAAGATATGATCCCCTTGACATTCCAGGGCTTAACTGGGTTATGAACAGTACAATAAGCATAGAAGAAGTTATTGCTCCTGTTTTAAAAGGACAGGAAGCAGATTTTTTTTCAAAATTTATCAGCCATTACGGGTATGAAGATATTTTTATTATCCATCCTAACGGCGATATTTTTTATTCTGCTGCACATAAAGCAGATTATGGTACAAACCTGCTCCAAGGGCAATTTAAGGATTCAGGCCTGGCAGCCCTGCTCCAGGATGTTATAAAAACAAAAAAATTTGGATTTTCAGATTTAAAACCCTATGCACCGTCTCAAGGCAGGCCTTCTGCTTTTATTGCAATGCCTGTTATTGATAATGCTGACAATATTGAATTTGTTGCTGCCATGCAAATATCTGTAAATCTGATAAATGAAATCATGACAGCCCGTCAGGGCATTGGAAACACAGGTGAAACCTATCTCGTAGGTCCTGATCTGCTCATGAGATCAGATTCTTACCTGGATTCAAAACATCATTCTGTAAGCGCATCATTTAAAAACCCTGAACAAGGCAGAATTAATACCATACCTGTAACACAGGCACTTGCAGGAAATACAGGACGTACAAATATAACAGGCTATATGGGAAACAAGGTTCTTTCAGCATATACACCTTTAAATGCACTGGGAACAACCTGGGCATTTATAGCAGAGATAAACGAGTCAGAAGCTCTTTCAGCAATAGCTGATATAAAAAACATCATAATAACCATTATTTTAATAGTAATTATAATACTTTGCTGTACATCATTTTCATTTGCAGCTTATCTTGTCAATCCCATAAACCTTGTTATCAAAGGGCTTATGGAAAGTGCTGAAAAGGTATCCTCTGCTTCTTATCAAATATCTTCTTCAAGCCAGATTTTATCCCAGGGAGCATCCATGCAGGCAGCTTCCCTGGAAGAATCAGCATCATCTCTGGAAGAGATTTCATCCATGAGCCTTCAAAATGCTGATAATGCAGGGGAAGCTGCCCAGCTTGTTAAAAAAACCAACAAAGCTGTTACCCAGGCAAACGAAGCCATGTCAGATTTGACAGGAGCCATGAATGAAATATCAGGAGCAAGCAGTGAAACCTCTGTTATAATAAAAACCATAGATGAGATTGCATTCCAGACAAACCTCCTGGCACTGAACGCAGCTATTGAAGCAGCCCGTGCAGGTGAAGCCGGGGCAGGTTTTGCAGTAGTGTCTGATGAGGTAAGAAGTCTTGCCATACGCTCGGCAGATGCGGCAAAATCCACATCTGATCTTATTGATAAAACAATAGGCAAAATACAAGATGGTGTTAAATATGTAAATACAGCAGATAAAACATTCCAGGAAACTAAATTAAGATCTGCCAGGGTAACAGATATTGTCCAGGAAATAGCGCTGTCATCCAAAGAACAGGCACGGGCAATAAAACAAATTAACCTGGCTTTTAATGAAATGGATAAGGTTGTGCAGCAAAATGCAGCAAATGCAGAGGAATCTGCCGGAGCTTCCGAAGAACTCAATATCCAGGCCAAACATTTACAAGGTCATGTTGAAAAACTCATGAGCCTGATAGAAGGCACATAA
- a CDS encoding ABC transporter substrate-binding protein codes for MQKFIINCIILIFCSIYGTSAYAQNTKTIKLAAINVLSGKFSEWGNRYQQGIKYAVEQINLQQGLAGCKIELITVDNELNPEIAVQKTKELIENGVKHFIIGAGSHIGMALLPLAQEHKVLIFSYSIEADSLTGEKCSRYFFRTTANTTMHSNALAFWIVMNGYKNIFAVAQDYAFGRDAVSAFKKKIQELSPAVQVKGEIYHPIGQEDFTDTVKTIAESGAEIIFTSDYGQDIVMLIKEADLQGLKIPFAGYYLNDDLVIKETADNSVIIGSVGCENYTLAVPGEKNKEFIEKFYKEKGYYPTWQRSKAYMSVMFWAEAVKKAGTADVEAVIDAWEGLIYDGPAGKWYMRPCDHQMQMPMWVGKIEKNNPFFSHAFIKQASSIAERFITVPCEETGCPGLSKSLIK; via the coding sequence ATGCAAAAGTTCATTATAAATTGTATTATTTTAATCTTTTGTTCAATATATGGAACTTCAGCATATGCTCAAAATACAAAAACCATAAAGCTGGCAGCAATAAATGTTCTTTCTGGAAAATTTTCAGAATGGGGCAACCGCTACCAGCAAGGCATTAAATATGCTGTGGAGCAGATAAACCTTCAACAGGGGCTGGCTGGCTGTAAAATTGAGCTGATCACTGTTGACAACGAGCTTAACCCTGAGATTGCGGTCCAAAAAACAAAAGAATTAATAGAAAACGGTGTTAAACATTTTATAATAGGAGCAGGCAGTCATATAGGCATGGCTTTACTGCCCCTTGCCCAGGAACACAAAGTCTTGATATTTTCTTATTCAATAGAAGCAGACAGCCTTACAGGTGAAAAATGCAGCAGGTATTTTTTCAGGACTACTGCAAATACAACCATGCATTCAAATGCCCTGGCTTTCTGGATAGTCATGAACGGTTATAAAAACATATTTGCCGTTGCCCAGGACTATGCTTTTGGACGGGATGCTGTTAGTGCATTTAAGAAAAAGATACAAGAACTGTCTCCTGCTGTTCAAGTCAAAGGAGAAATATATCATCCCATAGGACAGGAAGATTTTACAGATACTGTTAAAACAATTGCAGAATCAGGAGCTGAAATAATATTTACATCTGACTATGGACAAGATATTGTAATGCTCATTAAAGAAGCTGACCTGCAGGGTTTAAAAATTCCTTTTGCAGGTTATTATTTAAATGATGATCTTGTTATAAAAGAAACAGCAGACAACAGTGTCATAATCGGCAGTGTTGGATGCGAGAACTATACACTTGCAGTTCCCGGGGAAAAAAATAAAGAATTTATTGAAAAATTTTATAAAGAAAAAGGATATTACCCCACATGGCAGAGAAGTAAGGCATACATGAGTGTCATGTTCTGGGCAGAAGCTGTTAAAAAAGCAGGAACTGCTGATGTTGAAGCTGTTATTGACGCATGGGAAGGCCTGATCTATGACGGCCCTGCCGGAAAATGGTATATGAGACCCTGCGACCACCAGATGCAGATGCCCATGTGGGTTGGAAAAATTGAAAAAAACAACCCCTTTTTCAGCCATGCTTTTATAAAACAGGCATCATCAATTGCCGAACGATTTATTACAGTTCCATGTGAAGAAACAGGATGTCCAGGTTTGTCAAAAAGTCTGATAAAATAA